In Lolium rigidum isolate FL_2022 chromosome 7, APGP_CSIRO_Lrig_0.1, whole genome shotgun sequence, the DNA window CTTTGTAGAACTctatggctcaaggattgtttagagatgtgggaaagaagaacaagaaaagcAACAAGATTCTTCGCAAGCCATTCACCTTAcatcattgctatgaagtgctagggaatgaagaAAAGTGGAAGACCCGCGGGAAATTGGATGCGGCAACCATGGCCGCCAATGCAACCGATGaagcaacaatcatcgatgatgatgattcaagtgacgaaggcaagaagagaagctccaTTCCTCACTCGGTGAACAATGCAAGGAGGAATTTGCttggtaggaagaccgccaaagatatgaagggaaagaaggccggagatgatgacattaccattgctatggaaaggattgcaaatgcaaggttgTAACAAATGAAGATATGAAGGTGGAAAcaaacttggagaaagaggctatggatgctatgGAGGCTCGGAGAGTCGCATTGGAGGAGAGGCTagccgccaacgaggagaggaagttaTCTTTGGAGGAGAAGAAGCAAGCCAACGAAGATCATCTACGAATAGTGGgggaggagaggaagcttttcttgatggatacttcccacatggatgagaggcaaaaggagtacatcaaccttgcTCGCGACGAAGTGTTGGCTAAGAAGAGATTGTTGGTAGCCAATATGAACACATCCACGGCCGGCATGTTTGGAGTAGGCATgcccatgtttggaggaggcatgggaggcatggccggcatgggaggctttGGAGGCATGGCTGGCATGGAAGGACCAGGCTATGGAGGAGTCTTCGGAGGGACTATAGGAGCatcggtgagtggtgtgtatggagccatgggagcaccaccgggaggatTCGTGGTCTCTATGGAtcctactattcctccttcaacccaagatgtcgatgaagaagaagcaaaagaaggcgatgacttggaaaatgcggaagtgtgagaTTCTATcttgcatttgtgatatgcaaacTGTATGTTGCACTTCGTGTCCATTTGGACCATATGTGTGTGTGGTTGTTGAACTATGTCATGTTGTGtgtcgttcttgaactatgtgatgtgtgtgttgcactttgtgtccatttAAACTATGGTAGATTATTTGTTTCATGATTTATGTGAGTATTTGATCTTGTTGAATGCATATTAGTGTAGAAAGTTGTTTTCCGCCGCGCTGCGCGCTGCATTATGGAGCGCCCAGCGGAGGAACTTTTTTAGCGCCCGAGCACGCGTTACATAATAGAGCATCCGGCGGGGAAAAATTCAGCATAACGCGCGCTAAACGTTTATAGCACGGTCGCATCGACATATAGCGCGCTAAAATTTagtgcgcctgttggagatgctcctaCGGTAGCCACCACTGCATCTCAGTGGTAAACGATATGTCCATGGTCTACGCTGGGCGTTACAGCTATGGTCTACATGAAATAAAGGAGCAGGCTAAATCCCTAGAGGAGGTTTTGTTTAGACATGAGAACAGAGCTTCAAACAACGAAGCTCATAGACTGGCACCACTGCAACCTTTAGTAGTGTTGGACGTCAGGTTTGGCTCCTCCAGCCTGTGTATTGCAAACTATATTTCCAGTGATTAATGAAGTGCCATGTTGACCCTCAAAAAATAAAGCTAAATTTTCGATTGCAAAATATTTTTCTTCAGTAGGTTTTTCTACTTGCATACTGAATGTTCCATTCGCAATTTTTTATTGTACATTGGTAAACTATGCTTGAGCAGGTTAACTGCAATTAGCATACAATACAGGTTCAGCTTCCAACTGAGAATGTCTTGGGTGACTGGTGACATATATCCTGAGACTAGATATGCATATTCCTCTCCTTTTCACCTTTGGATATGTTAGAAATTGTGGAAAATCGTTATGGATTGCAGCAATATCATTCATCATTCACTCACTTTGCACTTACCTATTATATATGTTCAGACAGAAGAatcatacaacctcttgtatatatGGATTGATGGAGGATTCACTTCGGCTGGCAAGAAGGCGAATCAGGCTAAGCCGACGAGCCCCAGGTTGCGGCGGCCTCGTTCCTGAGGGCCTCGTAGAGCTCCTGCGCCACGCCGACGAGGAAATGGTCGGCACCGTGCCGCGCGAGCAGCGAGACTGATACCGGGACGCCATTGCGTATTCCCAATGGAATGCTGATCTGGCAGAACCCTGACAGGCCGGCGATGGAGAGTAGGGAGAAGGCCTTCGCCCGGAAATCCTCCAGCATCGCCGCTTCCATGCGCAGCCTGGGCGGCGCGCCGGGAACAGTAGGGATCACCAGGATGCCGTCGTCCTACAAATCGATAAGAACTTcgttcaagcatagcaaaacagaaaGATGAATTGTTTTGAACAGTAATATAGTTGATGGGTTGGTTTGTGTACCTCGAGGAGAGCGGTGAGGGCGGACCTGAATTCAGTTCTTACGGTGTGAAGGTCCTCCATGGCTGGATCATCTGACGATGAGACGGCCTCTTGCACCCGTTCCCGGATGCCAGGGCCGAGGTTGGGCTTCACTGTATTTATCCACTCTGCGTAGTTAGCTTTGAATTCAGACCTGAAAAATAAATGGTACATCTTCACAAATTCAGAGACGAACACTGATGCATGTGCGATGATCGAGTTTATAGATCTGACTGAATTTGAAATGCGACATGGTGTGCATCCGGCTAAAGGACTAATAACTTGTGCGTACAATACGTTTGCTTGATTAGTGTTGGTAGGTACAAGAGGCAATTGAATCCAAGAAACCTTTGAAGCACTCGCATGACGTGCGAGATGGCAGACAAAAAAGAGGCAATTGAATCCAAGAAACCTTTGAAGCACTCGCATGACGTGCGAGATGGCAGACAGAGCCGGCACACCGGACGATGCAGACGAGCCGACGAGGATGAACTTGCCGATGCTCGGAACGTTGCTGGACACGAAATCGCCAAGATCTCCATTGTCTACTATATCACCTGTCAGTTATGTAGCTTGAAAGTAAGTAAGTGGTCGATCTCTGCTCTGCTCTGCTATGACGAGTTTTCGACGAGTTCTTCTAGCTACTTACTCCCGAATGTCTTGGCCGCAGAAGCGTTGACGATCTCGTAGGTGCGGTCGTCGAGGGAGGAGCCCAGGATCCGGAAACAGTCTGCCGGAACCGTCACGCGGCTCGGCCGTCGCTCGGCAGCTGGTTGTGCCGGCGGCAGCATCACGTCGGTGACACGAGACAGCGTAGCCAGGTCTCTGGCAAACCAACCTGCAATCAGAATCCATCACACTCGGATCATCGGGCGGTGGATGCTCTCCTACTCTGTCTCGTAAGGTCACACTGCTTAGCTAGTTAGCTTACCGACGGTGTCAAACATCTGCGCCATGGGGACGACGCCCTCGACGGACACCGACCCATGCGACGGCCGGAGGCCGAAGACGCCGCAGTAGGCGGCGGGCACCCTGACGCTGCCGCCGGTGTCGGTGCCGAGGGCGAAGTCGGCGAGGTTCGCGGCGACGGCGACCGCGGAGCCGCTGGAGGAGCCGCCCGGCACGCGGCCGGGGGCGCAGGGGTTGACGGGCGTGCCGTAGTGCGCGTTCTCGCCGTTGATGCTGTACGCCATCTCGTCCATCACCGTCTTACCCACGCCCGTGGCCCCcgcggcgagcgcggcgaggacggcgggagccgtggcggcggccggcgcgtgcGTCCGCGCCCAGTCCGGGGTGCCGAACCCGGTCACATGGCCGGCGATGTCGAAGCTGCCAATCGATCGGTCAGATAAATTAATTGCTGTCATTCTCTGGTTCAGAGGAAGAAGGGCAGGGAATTGAGGATTGGTGCGTACATGTCCTTGATGGCGAAGGTGAGGCCGTGCAGGGGGAGCGTGGAGCTCGGAGAAGGAGGCAGCAGGAGGAATTTCTCCATGAAGGCGCCGTGGTCGTCGTCCTTGGCCGCCATGGCTCTGCGTATGCGATGTTGGCTGGAAGAGATGGATAGGATTAAGCGTGGGAACGGCTGTGCTGCTTTTCAGTTGGATTTTGACACACTGAGGGCTAGCTGATCCCTTTTTGTTTGGAGTCCAGCTTCACACCTACTCCCGCGTGTACCTCTGTGTAAATCTAACTTAAATTTGACTACTACTCCATAGTAACTTAAAAAAAACAATATGTGTATCTCTTTTGCATATTATAAAATACATTTCATGATGAATCTAATTTACTTTTGATaaacaattacatccagcctctgcataactaggatgcacacagccgtttatgggTTCAAGTGAAAAgtctgataaaacaaaagtaggcgaaatacatatcgaaacaATGAAATATAAAACTCCTAAGGTGTggatggggcttcaatccgtagactatgttgtcacccatgtaggaaaaaagtattcctcgccgtagcctccaaccgtgtacagacctccgtaaacaggtctcggttctccactcgctgaagaggtaaccacgaacggagaatagctGTGCATCTGTATATAACCTGCAAAAGGGAGCAATTTttgtcgttaaaaatcttgtcatttctacttagccagagCGCCCAGATGACTgcgagcgcccccaccctaagaagcaacttgaacctggGATCGACATCATGTAGCCAATTGCCGAAGACATTggtcacactagtcgggggaaacAGGGTAGACGCTACCTGGATGACTTACCATATATATTTCGCTGGCacttgaagaaaaggtgtttaatcGTTTCGTCctgttgacagaaaacacaccatgTACTTTCATGCTAgtttcgcttaacaagattgtctttggtgatgataactcctcgacgaaggtaccatcaaaaaatttgatttttaatggtatcttcatcttccaaatttgcttattattatcaactgatatatcagaatgaaggatcgcattgtatagTGATTTTACCGAGAAAGAGCCATTTGCATTAAGATTCCACCTGAATTCATCTGGTTCTGGTGATAGTTGTATATCTCCTAGCCGGTGGATCAAGGAATTCCATGCTAACAACCTTTGCCTAAGTAAaactcgtctgaacgtcacattcggaggtgaggtagccattaccgtagcaatggtatcacttttgcaacgaacaatactatataaagcaggatactgttcacttaagggtgcattgtccaTCCAAGtgtcctcccagaaccgtatatATGCCCCATTCTTAATCGAAAAAGTACCATGGCGGAAGAAGACATTCTTTgccgccatgagaccagcccagaagtgtaaatcccctggtttccaaaccacCTGGGATAATATCTTCGAACCCATATACTTTCTcgtaagaatagtttgccaaatcccaccctcggtaagaagcttaaacagccatttacctAGTTGGGCTGAATTCTTGacttccaggtcatgaactccaagccctcattgctctttgggactacaaactatactccatttaatcaatcgatatttcttcttctcgctgtccccttgccaaaagaatctggatcgataataatcgagtttatgcagaattccttttggtactaggaagaatgataacatatacagtaccatatttgttagtactgaattaatgagtaccaatcttcttcCTAGAGACaacaatttacccttccaactactaaggcgtttttgtagtctttcttccacAATTTACCATTCAGCAATTGTGAgtcttgaaggagatatgccctagaggcaataataaagtggttattatttatatctttgtgtttatgataaatgtttatatatcatgctataattgtattaactgaaacattagtacatgtgtgatatgtaaacaacaagaagtccctagtatgcctcttaaactagcttgttgattaatggatgattagtttcataatcatgaacattggatgttattaataacaaggttatatcattatatgaatgatgtaatggacacacccaattaagcgtagcataagatctcgtcattaagttatttgctataagctttcgatacatagttacctagtccttatgaccatgagatcatgtaaatcacttataccggaaaggtactttgattacaccaaacaccactgcgtaaatgggtggctataaaggtgggattaagtatccggaaagtatgagttgaagcatatggatcaatagtgggatttgtccatcccgatgacgggtagatatactctgggccctctcggtggaatgtcgtctaatgtcttgcaagcatatgaatgagttcataagagaccacatatcacgatgacgagtaaagagtacttgtcgaggagacgaggttgaacaaggtatagagtgataccgaagatcaaacctcggacaagtaaaatatcgcgtgacaaagggaattggtatcatatgtgaatggttcattcgatcactaaagtcatcgttgaatatgtgggagccattatggatctccggatcccgctattggttattggtcggagtgagtactcaaccatgtccgcatagttcacgaaccgtagggtgacacacttaaagttggatgttgaaatggtagtacttgaatatggaatggagttcgaatatttgttcggagtcccgaatgagatcccggacatcacgaggagttccggaatggtccggagaataagattcatatataggatatcattttatgtgaattaaaatgtcgcggaaggttctatggaaggttctagaaggttctagaaaagtccgaaagaaaccaccaaggaaggtggagtccacatgggactctacctccatggccggccaaccctagtgggggaggagtcccaagtggactcccccttagggggccggccaaccccccatatgggtggtggaactcccacctctagtgggagtcctagcttggctaggtttcccctccatatggaaggtttttggttcgggtcttattcgaagacttggagaccaactcttggggttccacctatataatgagggccaagggggagggggccggccacctcaaacaccaccaaggtggccgcaccccatagtggccggcgcccctctccccaaaccctagccgccccgctcctccacttcccgcacgcttagcgaagctccgccggacttctccaccaccaccgacaccacgccgtcgtgctcgtcggattcaagaggagctactacttccgctgcccgccggaacggggaggtggacgtcgtcttcatcaacaaccgaacgtgtgaccgagtacggaggtgctgcccgttcgtggcgccgaagcgatcgtgatcaagatcttctacgcgcttttgcaagcggcaagtgaacgtctaccgcagcaacaagagcctcatcttgtaggctttggaatctcttcaagggtgagactcgataccccctcgttgctaccgtcttctagattgcatcttggcttggattgcgtgttcgcggtaggaaattttttgttttctatgcaacgttatcccacaagtggtatcgagccgtgtctatgcatagatggttgcacgagtagaacacaatggttttgtgggcgttgatgctcttgttatctttagtttgagtactttgcatctttgtggcatagtgggatgaagcggctcggactaactttacatgaccgcgttcatgagacttgttcctcgttcgacatgcaacttgtattgcataagaggctttgcggatgtctcgtctctcctactatagtgaagattcaatttactcttctattgacaacattagtatcaccgttgtggttcatgttcgtaggtagattagatctctctcgaaaaccctaaaccacgtaaaatatgcaaaccaaattagagacgtctaacttgtttttgcagggtttggtgatgtgatatggccataatgtgatgatgaatatgtatgagatgatcattattgtattgtggcaaccggcgggagccttatggttgtctttaaatttcatgttgagtagtatttcaaagtagttgtaatagttgctacatgaggtgaacaaccatgaagacggcgccatgaaccttgacgctacgccgacgatgatggagatcatgcccgttgatgatggagatcatgtccgtgctttggagatgaagatcaaaagcgcaaagacaaaagggccatatcatatcacatatgaattgcatgtgatgttaatcctttatgcatcttattttgcttagaacgtgacggtagcattataagatgatccctcacattaatatcaagataataaagtgttctccctcgtatgcaccgttgtacgcttcgtcgtttcgaagcatctcgtgatgatcggatgtgatagactcaacgttcacatacaacgggtataagccatgttgcacacgcggaatacttgggtttgcttgacgagcctagcatgtacagacatggccccgggacaacggaaaccgaaaggttgaacacgagtcatatggatgatatgatcaacatgttgatgttcaccattgaagctacatcatctcacgtgatgatcggttttggtgtagtggatgtggatcgtgtaccacttaacaactatgagggatgttgtattaagtgggagttcattagtaattagattaaaacatgaactaattatcatgaacttagtctgagtagtattttgaatttattttgtagtattggcatccgtttactactatgcgctagtcttgtaattgagatagaaatactgttaaaatctgacaagaaactttacggattgataccgtattgttaaagaatcaagaattgattaagtcctactgcaaacttttagtaaacctcacattgttgattcaaagagctatggtttcaattagtacataaagtcatcttgtctccatgaaacttgaagttcaaatctgtttgaaaagtaaggagctgaaaatttagtttttagAAATAATCAAGATATGAGATATatttgatatctaagaccttattgcaagatgatagaatataatttggtgagactacataaactcataagttttatgggaatgtatgaaggttgaagacaccaggcgtcacaatcctccaactattggggcactaatgatattcgcatatccatgaagttatcatccttagtatgcaccgttgctaagactcgtcgtatcgaagcatcacgtgatgatcgggtgtgatagattgtaCGTGTGAATACAACGGATGCAagttagatttgcacatgcgaatactaaggttaaactttatgagcctagcatgtacagacatggtctcgaaaagtcgtcatgatatgatggataaaattatgagtgaaattgttcat includes these proteins:
- the LOC124674929 gene encoding amidase 1-like, with translation MAAKDDDHGAFMEKFLLLPPSPSSTLPLHGLTFAIKDIFDIAGHVTGFGTPDWARTHAPAAATAPAVLAALAAGATGVGKTVMDEMAYSINGENAHYGTPVNPCAPGRVPGGSSSGSAVAVAANLADFALGTDTGGSVRVPAAYCGVFGLRPSHGSVSVEGVVPMAQMFDTVGWFARDLATLSRVTDVMLPPAQPAAERRPSRVTVPADCFRILGSSLDDRTYEIVNASAAKTFGSDIVDNGDLGDFVSSNVPSIGKFILVGSSASSGVPALSAISHVMRVLQRSEFKANYAEWINTVKPNLGPGIRERVQEAVSSSDDPAMEDLHTVRTEFRSALTALLEDDGILVIPTVPGAPPRLRMEAAMLEDFRAKAFSLLSIAGLSGFCQISIPLGIRNGVPVSVSLLARHGADHFLVGVAQELYEALRNEAAATWGSSA